A stretch of DNA from Fusobacterium mortiferum ATCC 9817:
AAAAAAACTGATCCATTATATTTACCAGGAATCATAGAAAAATTGGTAGAGTGTGGAGAATGGGGAGATGCTTGTGGTTATAGAATAGATACTCCTGAAAACATAGTAAAGGTAAGGGGTATCACAGATAAACCAATTATAGGATTATGGAAAATAAATATGGAAACAGAAGATGTATTTATAACTCCAACTATGAAAGAGGTAGATGCTGTAATAGAAGCTGGAGCAGATATAGTGGCAGTAGATGCCACTGATAGATTAAATAGCAATGGAGAAAAAGCCTACAATATAATTCCTAAAATAAGAGAGAAATATCCTGATATTCTTATTTTAGCAGATATTAGAAATGCTGAAGAAGCAAAATATGCATTAGAGTTAGGAGCTGATATGGTAGCACCTACTCTATATAGATTTAATGAAAATCCTAAATCAACAGACTCTCCAGTATTTGAAGAGTTAGTGAGAATAGTAGAGTATTGTAAAGATTTGGGAGTAGTTATAATGGAAGGAAAAATTTGGACTCCAGATGATGCAATAAAAAGTTTGTATTTAGGAGCACATGCAGTTGTGGTAGGAAATGCCATAACAAGACCGCATATAACAACTTTAAAATTTACAAGTCTTATGAATAAGTTACAAAGGAAAATACCTTTAAAATATTAAAGAAGGAGAGAAGGGAAATGGGTAAATACAAGATATTATGGAGTGATATGCATAGTAATCTACATCATGAAAAAATAGAGGAGCTACCAAAATGGTTTGAACAAGTAAAAGAATTATTTGATTTTTGGCCATTTGCATATTATCCATATTATATGAGAAAAGATGAAAGTGGATTAGGGGTAGAAGATAGATATACAGATGAAAAAGTAGAAAAAGATTGGGAGTATATAAGAGAATTTACTAAAAAGGTAAATGCAGAAGGATTTCCTATGTTTATGGGATATGAGTGGCAAGGAGCTGGGAAAGATGGAGACCACAATATATTTTTCTTAAATAATAATAACTTACCAGTATTTCCTATGAGATATGAAGAGTTAGTAAAAAAATATAGCGATGAAAAATGTATTGGAATACCTCATCATTTAGCTTATCAATTGGAACATAGAGGAAAAAATTGGGAAACTCACAATGATAAATTTTCTCCATTTGTAGAAATATATTCATCACATGGTTCTAGTGAAAATGATGAGAGTCAAATAGGAATGGATAGACATGTTCATATGGGACCAAGAACAGGAGCTACTGCAGTAGAAAAAGGATGGGAAAAAGGACATAAGTTTGGAGTAATAGCTTCTGGAGATAACCACTCAGTACCAGGAGTATATGGATTTGGATATATAGCAGTGCTAGCAGAAGAAAATAGTAAAGAAAGTATATGGGAAGCTTTTGAAAAGAGAAGAGTTTATGGAGTAAGTAAAGATAAAATAAAGTTAGATTTTTCTATTGATGGTGTTGTAATGGGAGAAGAAATTGAAGGAAAAGAAAATTCTAAATTAGTATTGGATGTAGAAGCTTCTAATTCAATAGATAGAATAGAGATAATTGAGGATAATATTACTACTGATTATATTCCTCATACTTCAACATGGGAAAGAAAAGAATTACCAGAAAATGTAACTTTTAAGTTTAAATTAGATTTAGGTTGGGGTCCAGACAGAAGAATATTTCCAGATATAGTTTCTAAAAATTGGCATGGAAGCTTAAAAACTTCTGGTAAAATTTTATCAATAGAGAAATGTTGGAGTAATTTTGGACAAAAATTATATAATGTTACAGAAAATAGTTGTGAGTTTGATATAACATCATATAAAACAACAGCTACTGGAAAATGGATGGGACCAAGTGCTGTAACAACAGAAGGATTTATATTTGAAATTTCAGCTCCATTAGAGAGTGAAATATTACTAAGAGTTGATGGAAAGGAGTATACTTTAAAAGTAAAAGAGTTATTTGAAAATTCAAGACTTATTCCATTATTAGATGAAGCTAAAAAATTATTAAAAGATACATTTAATTTTACAGAATACTATAGAACAGATCCATGGTGGCATAATGCTTATAAGATAAAAATTTCTAGAGCTGTTCCTAAGATTGGATATACTAGAAGAATAGAAAAAGAGATCAATACTAAAAATATAAATAATATAAGGGTAAGAGTATGGCAAAGAGATGGTGGAGTAGCATGGAGCTCACCAATATTTATAAAAAAGGAGAAATAAAATGAACGTAATATATATAAATACTCATGATAGTGGTAGAGTATTAAGTCCCTATGGATATGATATTCCTACTGATAATCTAAAAGAGTTTGCAAAAGATGCCTTAACTTTTACAAATACTTATTGTGTAGGACCAACTTGCTCTCCAAGTAGAGCAGGGCTTCTAACTGGGACATATCCTCATCAAAATGGAATGCTAGGTTTAGCTCAAAGAGGATTTTCATTGGCAAAACCAGAAAATCATTTAGCTAATTTTTTGAAGAATAATGGATATACAACATGTTTATCAGGAATTCAACATGAATATGGATGGTATCTAGATTTAGAAGAAAATGGACTACATGATTTAGGATATGAAAATATTTTAACAACTTCATCTAAAGAGTTTGTAAAAGAGGATTTACATATTTGGGATAGAGATAATGCTATGGAAGTTGTGAAGTGGTTAGATAATTATGATAAAGAAAAACCATTTTTTATGGCTTATGGTATGCATAGTACTCATCGTCCATATCCAATAAAGGTATTGGATAAAATAGATGAAAGATATGTGAAACCTATTTTCCCTATTACCAATAATGAAGAGAATAGACACGATCATGCTCAATTTATGACAACAGCTTATTATGCTGATGAAAATATTAAATTAATTTTAGATGCTTTGAAAAGAAATAAACTATATGAGGATACAATTATAATTTATACAACAGATCATGGAGTAGCTCTTCCATTTAATAAGTGTAATTTGACTGATAATGGAATAGGAGTAGCTATGATAATAAGAGTACCTGGAGCTAAAAGTAATGGAGAGGTAATGGATAATCTGGTATCACATATAGATGTATTTCCTACATTGTGTGAACTATTATCATTGGAGAAGCCGGAATATTTAGAAGGAAAGTCATTTAAAAAAGTTTTTGATAATAGTAAAGAAGAGATAAGAGATTTTATTTTTTCTGAAATAAATTTTCATACATCTTATGAACCTGTAAGATGTATAAGAACTAATCGTTATAAATACATTAAATATTATGACAATAATTGGAATAAAATAAACCTTTCAAATATAGATGAGTCAGACCCTAAAACTTTTTTAATGAAAAATGGGTTAAAAGAGCAAATAAAATATAGAGAGGGACTATTTGATCTTTATTATGATCCTAGTGAAAGAAATAACTTAGTTGAGGATGAGAAATCTCAATCTATTTTAGAAGAATTAAGAGAAAAATTATATCAAGAACAAGTTAGGACAAATGATCCTATATTAGCTGGAGAGCTTGAGATAAAAAAAGGATATAAAGTAAATAAAGTAGAGTGTGAAAAAGCTTCAAGCAAAGATAAAAATGATTATATAAGTATGTAAGAAAAAAAGGTAGCAAAGTGAAAAGGATTTTGCTACCTTTTTTTATACATAGAAAATTGAAGATAGAAAAAAGATAATTTATAAAAAATAAAAATGTGATATAATATAAAAATGAAAAATAAAAATATAGAAAGGGAAAAATTATGACAAATTTATTCAATCTAATCGTATCTTTATTAGCAACAACAACAGGAGCAATTAGTGGGATAGGTGGCGGAATAATAATAAAACCAGTGTATGATGCATTTTCAGGATTACCTATCCCTACAATAAACTTTATGTCTGGATGTACTGTTTTTTCCATGAGTATAGTTTCACTTTTAAAAAGTAGAAATAGTGGAGTAAAATTAGATAAAGTAAAGAGTACTACTTTGGCATTAGGGGCAGCAGTAGGTGGAATAATAGGGAAACAAATTTTTCAGCTAACAAAAGCAATATTTAAAAATGATAATTTTATAGGAGCTGGACAAGCAATTATTCTTATAATTATGACTCTATATGTATTTTGGTTTATAAAAAATAAAGAGAAAATAACTATGAAGAATGTAAATAATTTAGGGATAGCTGCTTTAATTGGTTTTTCTTTAGGAATGATATCAGCTTTTTTAGGAATAGGTGGTGGACCTATCAATATAGCTATACTTGCTTATTTTTTTAATATGAATTCTAAGACTTGTTCACTAAATTCAATATATATAATTTTCTTTTCACAGACAACAAGTTTACTTACAACATTTATAACTAAAACAGTTCCAACTTATAATTCTATGGATTTAATTTTTATGATAATTGGAGGAATTGCAGGGGGATTTATAGGAAGTACAATTTCTAAAAGATTATCAAATAAGGGAGTAGATAAAATATTTTCAGTTGTTTTAATGATTATTTTGATAATATGTACATATAATTTTTTTAGATTTATCTAAAAAATTATAAATGAATATTATAGTTTTTTAGTATTTTGAAGCTGTAGACAGTTAATTTGTTTATAGCTTTTTTGATTATAATGAAATTTTGATTTAATTTATAGAGAAAATTTAATACCTATGTTATAATAGAAAAGAAAAGATGTAGAAAAGAGTGGGAAAAATGAAGATAAAAGATATTAAAGAAAAAAATACCTCTAAAATACTAAATTACTTAAGAAAAAATGAAGGAATATCCAAAAAAGATTTATCAGAAGGAATAAAACTTTCACCAAGTACAGTAACAGATTTATGTGCACCTTTATTAAAAGAGAAAATTATAGAAGAAATTGGAATGTTAGAGAGTGATAAACCAGGAAGAAAAAAAGTTTTATTAAAAATAAATTATGATTATAAAAAAGTAATAGGAATAGATAATAAAAAAAAATAAAACAACAATAATTATAACAAATTTAAAAGGGGATATTTTAAATAAAATAATTTTAGAACTAGAAAACCAAGAACCAGAAAAATATTTGAAACAACTGCTAGAATATTTAGAAAAGTTTTTATTAGACACTAAAATAAGTTTTACTGAAATTTTAGGAATTGGAATAGGAGTTGTAGGAGCAGTAGATTCAGTAGAAGGAAAAACAATTGACTTCATAGGATTTTGGAATGAAGAGGTTTTTCTAAAAAAAAATTTTTGAAAAAAAATTTAAATGTTCCTATTATAGTTAGTAATAATGTTAAAAATTTAGCTATTCAACAAATGTTTATTAATAATGATTTAAATGATTTCTTTCTATTAAAATATGGAATAGGAGTAGGAGGAAGTTTAGTCATTGGAGGAGAATTATTTAAAAAAGATTCTGCATTTAGTGGAGAAGTAGGACATTCAATAGTAATAGATGATAATGAAATTTGTCCAATTTGTAAAAGACGTGGTTGTTTCGAAAATAATTTTTCAGAAAAAGCACTAATAAAGAAAGTAAAAAAAATATTTAATAGTGAAAAAATGCCAATTTTATATAATTTAGCGAAAGGAGATGAAAAAAATATTGATTTTAAGAAAATATTAAAAGCTGGAAGTTTAGGAGAAAATGAGATATTAATTTTATTGGAAGAAGCTTCTAAATATTTAGGAATAATATTATTAAATATGTTTACTCTTTTTTATCCTAAGAAGATAATATTATGTGGAGAAATATTTAAAAACGAAATTTTTATTAACTATCTTTTTTCTTATATTCACCAAAAGCAAATATTAGATTTTAAAAAAATAATAGTTGTAAGCGAAATTGATACGGATAAAGAATTAAAATCGAGTGTATACCCTGTGATTAAAGAAAAATTTTATAATATATAAATAAATTGAAATAAAAGAGCTATAAAAGTATAGCTCTTTTATTTTTTTATAAATTTGTTCCAAGATATGTTTTATAAATAAATGTATTAAAATAATATAAAAAAAACAGAAAATATAATATTTAAAAAAATATTGACACAATAATAAGTTAGAGGTATAAATATATTACAATATTTAATTCGAATTAAAAAAATAATTATTTAGGAGGAAGTTTAATGAAAAAAAGACCTAATATTCTATTGATAACAAGTGACCAACAACATTTTAATACAATAGGAGCTTTTAATAAAGAAATTATAACTCCAAATTTAGATAGACTTGTTAGGGAAGGAACAACATTTGATAGAGCCTATTGTCCTAATCCAACTTGTACTCCTACAAGAGGGTCTATAATTACAGGAAAATATCCAAGTCAACATGGTGCTTGGACTTTAGGTGTAAAATTACCAGAAACAGAAAATACAATAGGTAATGAATTTAGAAAGGCTGGATATAAGAGTGCTTTAATAGGAAAAGCACATTTTCAACCATTGGCTTCAACTCTGGAGTTTCCATCCTTAGAAGCTTATCCATGTCTACAAGATTTGGAATTTTGGAGAAGTTATAAAGGTATATTTTATGGGTTTGATCACGTAGAACTTGCTAGAAATCACACAAATGAAGCTCATGTAGGGCAACATTACGCACTTTGGTTAGAAGAAAAAGGATGTAAAAATTGGAGAGATTATTATTTAGAGTCAACAGGAAATATGTCAGAAAAAGAATATCCTAGATTAGAAATTTTAGTTGAACAAGAAGGAAATATTTTAAATAGTAGAAGAAATTGGGGTAAATGGGAGATACCAGAAAAATACCATTATAATACTTGGATAGCTGAAAGAACAAATAAAATGTTAGAAGAATATAAAAATAATGACGAAAGCTTCTTTTTATGGGCAAGTTTTTTTGATCCACATCCTGAATATTTTGTTCCCGAGCCATGGGCCTCAATGTATGACCCAGAAAAATTAACTATAAATGGATTAGTTCCAGGAGAACATTTAAAGAATCCACCACATTTTCAAAAAACACAAGAAGAGAATCCTAATTTTGATGAATATAAAGAAACAGGATTTGGAATTCATGGAATGCACTCTCACCTTCAAAAAATAGAAGATATAAAGAAAGATTTAGCTTTATACTATGGAATGGTATCAATGATGGACAAATATATAGGAGAAATTTTAAATAAATTAGATGAACTTGGTTTAGCAGAAGATACAATAGTTGTATTCACAACAGACCATGGACATTTTGTAGGACAACATGGATTAATTAGAAAAGGTCCATTTCATTATGAAGATTTAATAAAAGTACCATTTATTGTTAGGTATCCAAATCATGTTCCTGAAAATAAAGTTTCTTCATCTATTCAGTCGTTAGTAGACTTAGCGCCAACATTTTTAAGCTTTTGTGATTTAAAAATACCTTATGATATGACAGGAATAGACCAGAAAAAAGTCTGGGAAAATCCAGATTTAGAAGTAAGAGACCATGCTATTTGTGAAAATCATCATGAACCAACAACAATTCATTTAAAAACTTATGTAGATAAAAGATATAAGATAACTGTTTACTATAACAAAACTTATGGAGAGTTGTATGACTTACAAGAAGACCCAAATGAAATAAATAATCTTTGGGATAACGAAGATTATAAAGAGCTAAAATCAGAACTTTTACTTAAATATATATGGGCAGAATTAGGAAAAGAACCAATGTGGATGCCTAGAATAAAACAAGCTTAAGAATTATTTGGAAATTTAAAATATAGACGGGGTGATAATAATGAATATATTAGCAATAGGGTCATTTATATTTTTTACAGTTTTAGTTGCTGTAATTTCTTGGTATTTTACAAAAGATGAAAATCTTGAAACAAATACAGGTTATTTTTTAGGAGGAAGAAGCTTAAGTGGAGTTGTAATAGCAGGTTCATTACTTCTTACAAATTTATCAACAGAACAATTAGTTGGAATGAATGGAAATGCTTTTATGGGTGGCTTATCAGTTATAGGATATGAGGTTACTTCAGGTATAACTTTGATATTTATGGGATTATATTTTTTACCAAGATATTTGAAAAGTGGTTTTACAACTGTACCTCAATTTTTAGAAGAAAGATATGATAAAGGAACAAGAAATTTAGTAGCAATTCTATTTTTGATAAGTTTAGGAGTAATATCTTTACCAATTATCCTTTATTCTGGTGGAATCGCTATGAACGCTTTGTTTAATGTATCGGATATGTTAAATATTTCAGAAAATGCGGCTTTAATAGTAAGTATATGGGGAATTGGAATAGTTGGAGGAATATATGCAATATTTGGAGGATTGAAAGCTGTTGCGGTTTCAGATACTATAAATGGAGTAGGTTTAGTAATAGGAGGATTATTAATACCTATTTTAGGATTTAAAGTTTTAGGAGATGGAAGTGTCTTAAATGGAATAGAACAACTTGTAATAAATAGT
This window harbors:
- a CDS encoding N-acetylmannosamine-6-phosphate 2-epimerase, whose amino-acid sequence is MNTKNKKIIDQIKNGLILSCQVKKTDPLYLPGIIEKLVECGEWGDACGYRIDTPENIVKVRGITDKPIIGLWKINMETEDVFITPTMKEVDAVIEAGADIVAVDATDRLNSNGEKAYNIIPKIREKYPDILILADIRNAEEAKYALELGADMVAPTLYRFNENPKSTDSPVFEELVRIVEYCKDLGVVIMEGKIWTPDDAIKSLYLGAHAVVVGNAITRPHITTLKFTSLMNKLQRKIPLKY
- a CDS encoding DUF3604 domain-containing protein; this translates as MGKYKILWSDMHSNLHHEKIEELPKWFEQVKELFDFWPFAYYPYYMRKDESGLGVEDRYTDEKVEKDWEYIREFTKKVNAEGFPMFMGYEWQGAGKDGDHNIFFLNNNNLPVFPMRYEELVKKYSDEKCIGIPHHLAYQLEHRGKNWETHNDKFSPFVEIYSSHGSSENDESQIGMDRHVHMGPRTGATAVEKGWEKGHKFGVIASGDNHSVPGVYGFGYIAVLAEENSKESIWEAFEKRRVYGVSKDKIKLDFSIDGVVMGEEIEGKENSKLVLDVEASNSIDRIEIIEDNITTDYIPHTSTWERKELPENVTFKFKLDLGWGPDRRIFPDIVSKNWHGSLKTSGKILSIEKCWSNFGQKLYNVTENSCEFDITSYKTTATGKWMGPSAVTTEGFIFEISAPLESEILLRVDGKEYTLKVKELFENSRLIPLLDEAKKLLKDTFNFTEYYRTDPWWHNAYKIKISRAVPKIGYTRRIEKEINTKNINNIRVRVWQRDGGVAWSSPIFIKKEK
- a CDS encoding N-sulfoglucosamine sulfohydrolase; its protein translation is MNVIYINTHDSGRVLSPYGYDIPTDNLKEFAKDALTFTNTYCVGPTCSPSRAGLLTGTYPHQNGMLGLAQRGFSLAKPENHLANFLKNNGYTTCLSGIQHEYGWYLDLEENGLHDLGYENILTTSSKEFVKEDLHIWDRDNAMEVVKWLDNYDKEKPFFMAYGMHSTHRPYPIKVLDKIDERYVKPIFPITNNEENRHDHAQFMTTAYYADENIKLILDALKRNKLYEDTIIIYTTDHGVALPFNKCNLTDNGIGVAMIIRVPGAKSNGEVMDNLVSHIDVFPTLCELLSLEKPEYLEGKSFKKVFDNSKEEIRDFIFSEINFHTSYEPVRCIRTNRYKYIKYYDNNWNKINLSNIDESDPKTFLMKNGLKEQIKYREGLFDLYYDPSERNNLVEDEKSQSILEELREKLYQEQVRTNDPILAGELEIKKGYKVNKVECEKASSKDKNDYISM
- a CDS encoding sulfite exporter TauE/SafE family protein: MTNLFNLIVSLLATTTGAISGIGGGIIIKPVYDAFSGLPIPTINFMSGCTVFSMSIVSLLKSRNSGVKLDKVKSTTLALGAAVGGIIGKQIFQLTKAIFKNDNFIGAGQAIILIIMTLYVFWFIKNKEKITMKNVNNLGIAALIGFSLGMISAFLGIGGGPINIAILAYFFNMNSKTCSLNSIYIIFFSQTTSLLTTFITKTVPTYNSMDLIFMIIGGIAGGFIGSTISKRLSNKGVDKIFSVVLMIILIICTYNFFRFI
- a CDS encoding winged helix-turn-helix domain-containing protein encodes the protein MKIKDIKEKNTSKILNYLRKNEGISKKDLSEGIKLSPSTVTDLCAPLLKEKIIEEIGMLESDKPGRKKVLLKINYDYKKVIGIDNKKK
- a CDS encoding ROK family protein, producing MKKNLNVPIIVSNNVKNLAIQQMFINNDLNDFFLLKYGIGVGGSLVIGGELFKKDSAFSGEVGHSIVIDDNEICPICKRRGCFENNFSEKALIKKVKKIFNSEKMPILYNLAKGDEKNIDFKKILKAGSLGENEILILLEEASKYLGIILLNMFTLFYPKKIILCGEIFKNEIFINYLFSYIHQKQILDFKKIIVVSEIDTDKELKSSVYPVIKEKFYNI
- a CDS encoding sulfatase family protein; this encodes MKKRPNILLITSDQQHFNTIGAFNKEIITPNLDRLVREGTTFDRAYCPNPTCTPTRGSIITGKYPSQHGAWTLGVKLPETENTIGNEFRKAGYKSALIGKAHFQPLASTLEFPSLEAYPCLQDLEFWRSYKGIFYGFDHVELARNHTNEAHVGQHYALWLEEKGCKNWRDYYLESTGNMSEKEYPRLEILVEQEGNILNSRRNWGKWEIPEKYHYNTWIAERTNKMLEEYKNNDESFFLWASFFDPHPEYFVPEPWASMYDPEKLTINGLVPGEHLKNPPHFQKTQEENPNFDEYKETGFGIHGMHSHLQKIEDIKKDLALYYGMVSMMDKYIGEILNKLDELGLAEDTIVVFTTDHGHFVGQHGLIRKGPFHYEDLIKVPFIVRYPNHVPENKVSSSIQSLVDLAPTFLSFCDLKIPYDMTGIDQKKVWENPDLEVRDHAICENHHEPTTIHLKTYVDKRYKITVYYNKTYGELYDLQEDPNEINNLWDNEDYKELKSELLLKYIWAELGKEPMWMPRIKQA